From Mauremys mutica isolate MM-2020 ecotype Southern chromosome 17, ASM2049712v1, whole genome shotgun sequence, one genomic window encodes:
- the LOC123351345 gene encoding scale keratin-like yields MSCYPTQDCIPDICPRPYIDVRNEPCISSCGDSTAVVYAPPVVVRFPGPAMATCPQDSFVGTALSNLPLRPVGSSGAGGGFSGSIGSGGSYSGGFGGGYSGGYGGGNSVVYGGGAGGGYGGCYGGSYGSGGSRGYSRKSYRSISGGGYSGFSRGNCGPC; encoded by the coding sequence ATGTCTTGCTACCCAACCCAGGACTGTATTCCTGATATATGCCCACGTCCATATATTGACGTCCGCAATGAGCCGTGTATCTCATCATGCGGAGATTCGACTGCAGTGGTCTATGCGCCACCAGTTGTTGTGAGATTCCCAGGACCAGCTATGGCTACTTGTCCTCAAGACAGCTTCGTCGGAACCGCCTTATCAAACTTGCCACTTAGACCTGTGGGCTCATCTGGTGCTGGTGGAGGTTTCAGTGGGTCAATCGGTTCTGGGGGTAGTTACAGTGGTGGTTTTGGAGGAGGTTACAGTGGTGGCTATGGGGGAGGTAACAGTGTTGTTtatgggggtggagctgggggtggtTATGGGGGTTGTTATGGAGGCTCATACGGTTCTGGGGGTTCACGTGGTTATAGCAGGAAGTCATATCGTAGCATTTCTGGGGGAGGATATTCTGGATTCAGCCGTGGAAACTGTGGGCCATGTTAA
- the LOC123352224 gene encoding scale keratin-like, which produces MSCYPTQGCIPDICPRPYIDVRNEPCISSCGDSTAVVYAPPVVVRFPGPTMATCPQDSFVGTALPNLPLRPVGSSGAGGGFSGSIGSGGSYSGGFGGGYSGGYGGSNSVVYGGGAGGGYGGGAGGGYGGGYGGGAGGGYGGCYGGSYGSGGSCGYSRKSYRSISRGGYSGNCGPC; this is translated from the coding sequence ATGTCTTGCTACCCAACCCAAGGCTGTATTCCTGATATATGCCCACGTCCATATATTGACGTCCGCAATGAGCCGTGTATCTCATCATGCGGAGATTCGACTGCAGTGGTCTATGCGCCACCAGTTGTTGTGAGATTCCCAGGACCAACTATGGCTACTTGTCCTCAAGACAGCTTCGTAGGAACTGCCTTACCAAACTTGCCACTTAGACCTGTGGGCTCATCTGGTGCTGGTGGAGGTTTCAGTGGCTCAATCGGTTCTGGGGGTAGTTACAGTGGTGGTTTTGGAGGAGGTTACAGTGGTGGCTATGGGGGAAGTAACAGTGTTGTTTATGGGGGTGGAGCCGGGGGTGGTTATGGGGGTGGAGCCGGAGGTGGTTATGGGGGTGGTtatgggggtggagctgggggtggtTATGGGGGTTGTTATGGAGGCTCATACGGTTCTGGGGGCTCATGTGGTTATAGCAGGAAGTCATATCGTAGCATTTCTAGGGGAGGATATTCTGGAAACTGTGGGCCATGTTAA
- the LOC123352243 gene encoding scale keratin-like: protein MSYSKDLCCLPQDYYPDICPRPCINVCNEPCVTSCGDSTAVVYAPPVVVRFPGPTMATYPQDSIVGTTLPNFPTRPGGFFGSSGGFSGSFSSGGGYGGDYGGGYGGGFGGGYGGGYGGGYGGGFGSGLRYGYGGSYGYGGLCGYGRRSRRGITVSGGGYYGSGYGNCGPC, encoded by the coding sequence ATGTCTTACTCCAAAGATCTGTGTTGCCTACCCCAGGATTATTATCCTGATATATGCCCACGCCCATGTATTAACGTCTGCAATGAGCCGTGTGTCACATCATGTGGAGATTCGACTGCAGTGGTCTATGCGCCACCAGTTGTTGTGAGATTCCCAGGACCAACTATGGCTACTTATCCTCAAGACAGCATCGTGGGAACCACCTTACCAAATTTTCCCACAAGACCTGGGGGCTTCTTTGGTTCTAGTGGTGGTTTCAGTGGCTCATTCAGTTCTGGGGGAGGTTACGGTGGTGATTATGGGGGAGGTTATGGTGGTGGTTTTGGAGGAGGTTACGGTGGTGGTTATGGAGGAGGTTACGGTGGTGGTTTCGGGAGTGGACTCAGGTATGGTTATGGAGGCTCATATGGCTATGGGGGCCTATGCGGTTATGGCAGGAGGTCACGACGTGGCATTACTGTTTCTGGGGGAGGATATTATGGGTCCGGCTATGGAAATTGTGGGCCATGTTAA